The following is a genomic window from Patescibacteria group bacterium.
AAAAAGATAGCAAAACATTTAAAGCTTATGGCAAAGAAACAATTTTCGAACGCCATCGACATCGCTATGAATTAAATAATAGCTACAAAGAAATTCTAGAAAAAAATGGCTTAAAAATAGTTGGCCACAATCCATATTTGAATCTAGCAGAAATAGTTGAGCTAGAAAATCATCCATGGTTTATCGGTACTCAATTCCATCCAGAATTTAAATCAAGACTAGAAAGTCCACATCCACTATTTGTCAGTTTTATCAAAGCTGCAATAGATAATAAATAACCAAAAATAAAATCGCCTCATCGGCGATTTTTAGTTTTAAAGTTTCTGCATTTTCTGCGTCAGCTTCTGCGTCATTCTGCGCTATTTCACGTTAACAAAACAAGTCTTTTTTAAACGTCCATTAAATTTCTTTGTCATTTTTGAATTGAATTCAACAACGCCTTCTTTCATAGCAAAAATTGTATCGTCACAACCTTGTTTAACATTTTTTCCAGGATAGTATTTTGTACCTCTTTGGCGTACAATAATATTGCCAGGTTTTACTACTTCACCAGCAAATTTCTTAACACCTAAACGTTGTGATTGTGAATCGCGACCAAGTTGGGTACTTCCGCCTGCTTTACGATGTGCCATATATTTACAATATTAATGATTAGTATATATAATAGATTAGCATTTAAAAAATAAATTGTCAATAAAAACAAAAAAGAGCAACAGGCTCTTCAAAAAAGGTTCAATTTTGAATTCTTTTCAATACACATGGTATAGTTGGTATTATCAATGCGCTAAAAATAAATGAAGAAATTGTCATCAATGTGGTTTCAAAATCGTGATAACAATCCAAAAAATTGTTCATGTTATCAGATAATGTAGTATACAAGCCACTAGCACCAAGAGATAAAACTACAAAAACATATAGAAACCAGGGAGCAATAGAAATAAACCAAAAAATGAAAATTGAACGCTGATGACGACTCGAAAAATTCGATAATCTCAACAACACATTCTTTACTCTTCTCATATTTCCTCCTCTCTTGCAAACCTACATACATAATATCAAAAATATGCAAAAAATCAAGGAATTTATAAAAAACAATCATGACAGAATTATCCTAACAGTCGGCGCAATTTTAATTGCAGGAACTAGTTTTGCCATTGGCAGATTATCAATAAATAAACAAACGATACCTATAGTTATAAATGAGAATACTAAACAAGAAGCCAAAACAGAGCAACCACTCCAGAACATAAACACCCTAGACACAGAAACACAAAAACAAGATAACGACTCAAACACCAAAGACACTAATGCGCAAGAACAAAATACACAGAAGAATGATACAAAACAACAAAAACAAGTCCCAAAAAAAACACAAGCACCAAAAGCAACACAAACATCAAAAAATGATTGCGCATTTGTTGCAAGTAGTAGAGGACATAAATATTACAATGCAGATTCATCATCAGCAAAAAGCTTAAGTGAGCAAAATAAGATCTGCTTTCCAGATGCCAAATCAGCTGAAAAAGCCGGTTACGAACCAAGTGCCAGCATAAAATAAGCACTTACTTTATAACTTTAAAAACTTTATGAACTTTACAAACTAATCATGTTTATGCTATATTAAAAATGTTATTTTTAACTTTAAATTTTACTTTTAATTT
Proteins encoded in this region:
- the rpmA gene encoding 50S ribosomal protein L27 — encoded protein: MAHRKAGGSTQLGRDSQSQRLGVKKFAGEVVKPGNIIVRQRGTKYYPGKNVKQGCDDTIFAMKEGVVEFNSKMTKKFNGRLKKTCFVNVK